The genomic DNA GAGTAACACGTGGGCAATCTGCCCTGCACTCTGGGACAAGCCCTGGAAACGGGGTCTAATACCGGATAATACTCTCGCAGGCATCTGTGAGGGTTAAAAGCTCCGGCGGTGCAGGATGAGCCCGCGGCCTATCAGCTTGTTGGTGAGGTAGTGGCTCACCAAGGCGACGACGGGTAGCCGGCCTGAGAGGGCGACCGGCCACACTGGGACTGAGACACGGCCCAGACTCCTACGGGAGGCAGCAGTGGGGAATATTGCACAATGGGCGAAAGCCTGATGCAGCGACGCCGCGTGAGGGATGACGGCCTTCGGGTTGTAAACCTCTTTCAGCAGGGAAGAAGCGAAAGTGACGGTACCTGCAGAAGAAGCGCCGGCTAACTACGTGCCAGCAGCCGCGGTAATACGTAGGGCGCAAGCGTTGTCCGGAATTATTGGGCGTAAAGAGCTCGTAGGCGGCTTGTCACGTCGGGTGTGAAAGCCCGGGGCTTAACCCCGGGTCTGCATTCGATACGGGCTAGCTAGAGTGTGGTAGGGGAGATCGGAATTCCTGGTGTAGCGGTGAAATGCGCAGATATCAGGAGGAACACCGGTGGCGAAGGCGGATCTCTGGGCCATTACTGACGCTGAGGAGCGAAAGCGTGGGGAGCGAACAGGATTAGATACCCTGGTAGTCCACGCCGTAAACGGTGGGAACTAGGTGTTGGCGACATTCCACGTCGTCGGTGCCGCAGCTAACGCATTAAGTTCCCCGCCTGGGGAGTACGGCCGCAAGGCTAAAACTCAAAGGAATTGACGGGGGCCCGCACAAGCAGCGGAGCATGTGGCTTAATTCGACGCAACGCGAAGAACCTTACCAAGGCTTGACATACACCGGAAAGCATTAGAGATAGTGCCCCCCTTGTGGTCGGTGTACAGGTGGTGCATGGCTGTCGTCAGCTCGTGTCGTGAGATGTTGGGTTAAGTCCCGCAACGAGCGCAACCCTTGTTCTGTGTTGCCAGCATGCCCTTCGGGGTGATGGGGACTCACAGGAGACCGCCGGGGTCAACTCGGAGGAAGGTGGGGACGACGTCAAGTCATCATGCCCCTTATGTCTTGGGCTGCACACGTGCTACAATGGCCGATACAATGAGCTGCGATACCGCAAGGTGGAGCGAATCTCAAAAAGTCGGTCTCAGTTCGGATTGGGGTCTGCAACTCGACCCCATGAAGTTGGAGTTGCTAGTAATCGCAGATCAGCATTGCTGCGGTGAATACGTTCCCGGGCCTTGTACACACCGCCCGTCACGTCACGAAAGTCGGTAACACCCGAAGCCGGTGGCCCAACCCCTTGTGGGAGGGAGCTGTCGAAGGTGGGACTGGCGATTGGGACGAAGTCGTAACAAGGTAGCCGTACCGGAAGGTGCGGCTGGATCACCTCCTTTCTAAGGAGCACTTCTTACCGATCCCTTCGGGGTGAGGTCAGAGGCCAGTACATCAGCGACTGTCTGATGCTGGTTGCTCAAGGGTGGAACGTTGATTATTCGGCACACTCGACCTGCTCAGGTTGGCAAGTACTGCTTCGGCGTGGAAAGCGAACATGGGAGGGCGAGGGTGTCGGGCACGCTGTTGGGTGTCTGAGGGTACGGCCGATTGTGGCTGCCTTCAGTGCCGGCCCCGGTAAAGATCTGCTTCGGCGGGTTGTGACGGGTGGTTGGTCGTTGTTTGAGAACTGCACAGTGGACGCGAGCATCTGTGGCCAAGTTTTTAAGGGCGCACGGTGGATGCCTTGGCACCAGGAACCGATGAAGGACGTGGGAGGCCACGATAGTCCCCGGGGAGCCGTCAACCAGGCTTTGATCCGGGGGTTTCCGAATGGGGAAACCCGGCAGTCGTCATGGGCTGTCACCCATACCTGAACACATAGGGTATGTGGAGGGAACGCGGGGAAGTGAAACATCTCAGTACCCGCAGGAAGAGAAAACAACCGTGATTCCGGGAGTAGTGGCGAGCGAAACTGGATGAGGCCAAACCGTATGCGTGTGAGACCCGGCAGGGGTTGCGTATACGGGGTTGTGGGATCTCTCTTTTACGGTCTGCCGGCCGTGAGACGAGTCAGAAACCGTTGATGTAGGCGAAGGACATGCGAAAGGTCCGGCGTAGAGGGTAAGACCCCCGTAGTCGAAACATCAGCGGCTCGTTTGAGAGACACCCAAGTAGCACGGGGCCCGAGAAATCCCGTGTGAATCTGGCGGGACCACCCGCTAAGCCTAAATATTCCCTGGTGACCGATAGCGGATAGTACCGTGAGGGAATGGTGAAAAGTACCGCGGGAGCGGAGTGAAATAGTACCTGAAACCGTGTGCCTACAAGCCGTGGGAGCGTCGCGCATCGAGTTTACTCGGTGCGTCGTGACTGCGTGCCTTTTGAAGAATGAGCCTGCGAGTTTGCGGTGTGTTGCGAGGTTAACCCGTGTGGGGAAGCCGTAGCGAAAGCGAGTCCGAATAGGGCGATTTAGTAGCGCGCTCAAGACCCGAAGCGGAGTGATCTAGCCATGGGCAGGTTGAAGCGGAGGTAAGACTTCGTGGAGGACCGAACCCACCAGGGTTGAAAACCTGGGGGATGACCTGTGGTTAGGGGTGAAAGGCCAATCAAACTCCGTGATAGCTGGTTCTCCCCGAAATGCATTTAGGTGCAGCGTCGTGTGTTTCTTGCCGGAGGTAGAGCACTGGATAGGCGATGGGCCCTACCGGGTTACTGACCTTAGCCAAACTCCGAATGCCGGTAAGTGAGAGCGCGGCAGTGAGACTGTGGGGGATAAGCTCCATGGTCGAGAGGGAAACAGCCCAGAGCATCGACTAAGGCCCCTAAGCGTACGCTAAGTGGGAAAGGATGTGGAGTCGCACAGACAACCAGGAGGTTGGCTTAGAAGCAGCCACCCTTGAAAGAGTGCGTAATAGCTCACTGGTCTAGTGATTCCGCGCCGACAATGTAGCGGGGCTCAAGCGTACCGCCGAAGTCGTGTCATTCATACAATAGGGCCAACGCCTGTATGGATGGGTAGGGGAGCGTCGTGTGCCGGGTGAAGCCGCGCCGGAAGGCAGTGGTGGACGGTTCACGAGTGAGAATGCAGGCATGAGTAGCGATACACACGTGAGAAACGTGTGCGCCGATTGACTAAGGGTTCCTGGGTCAAGCTGATCTGCCCAGGGTAAGTCGGGACCTAAGGCGAGGCCGACAGGCGTAGTCGATGGATAACCGGTTGATATTCCGGTACCCGCTGTGAAGCGTCAAACATCGAGCCCATTAATGCTAAGGCCGTGAAGCCGCCCTGGAGCCTTCGGGCAAAGGGGAGTGGTGGAGCCGCTGACCCAAGGTGGTAGTAGGTGAGTGATGGGGTGACGCAGGAAGGTAGTCCATCCCGGGCGGTGGTTGTCCCGGGGTAAGGGTGTAGGCCGTGCGATAGGTAAATCCGTCGCGCATTAAGGCTGAGACCTGATGCCGAGCCGATTGTGGTGAAGTGGATGATCCTATGCTGTCGAGAAAAGCCTCTAGCGAGTTTCATGGCGGCCCGTACCCTAAACCGACTCAGGTGGTCAGGTAGAGAATACCGAGGCGTTCGGGTGAACTATGGTTAAGGAACTCGGCAAAATGCCCCCGTAACTTCGGGAGAAGGGGGGCCATCACTGGTGATCCAATTTACTTGGTGAGCTGGGGGTGGCCGCAGAGACCAGCGAGAAGCGACTGTTTACTAAAAACACAGGTCCGTGCGAAGCCGTAAGGCGATGTATACGGACTGACGCCTGCCCGGTGCTGGAACGTTAAGGGGACCGGTTAGTCAAACTTCGGTTTGGCGAAGCTGAGAACTTAAGCGCCAGTAAACGGCGGTGGTAACTATAACCATCCTAAGGTAGCGAAATTCCTTGTCGGGTAAGTTCCGACCTGCACGAATGGCGTAACGACTTCTCGACTGTCTCAACCATAGGCCCGGTGAAATTGCACTACGAGTAAAGATGCTCGTTTCGCGCAGCAGGACGGAAAGACCCCGGGACCTTTACTACAGTTTGATATTGGTGTTCGGTTCGGCTTGTGTAGGATAGCTGGGAGACTTTGAAGCCCGCACGCCAGTGTGGGTGGAGTCGTCGTTGAAATACCAGTCTGGTCGTGCTGGATGTCTAACCTGGGTCCGTGATCCGGATCAGGGACAGTGTCTGATGGGTAGTTTAACTGGGGCGGTTGCCTCCTAAAGAGTAACGGAGGCGCCCAAAGGTTCCCTCAGCCTGGTTGGCAATCAGGTGTTGAGTGTAAGTGCACAAGGGAGCTTGACTGTGAGACCGACGGGTCGAGCAGGGACGAAAGTCGGGACTAGTGATCCGACGGTGGCTTGTGGAAGCGCCGTCGCTCAACGGATAAAAGGTACCCCGGGGATAACAGGCTGATCTTCCCCAAGAGTCCATATCGACGGGATGGTTTGGCACCTCGATGTCGGCTCGTCGCATCCTGGGGCTGGAGTCGGTCCCAAGGGTTGGGCTGTTCGCCCATTAAAGCGGTACGCGAGCTGGGTTTAGAACGTCGTGAGACAGTTCGGTCCCTATCCGCTGCGCGCGCAGGAATATTGAGAAGGGCTGTCCCTAGTACGAGAGGACCGGGACGGACGAACCTCTGGTGTGCCAGTTGTCCTGCCAAGGGCATGGCTGGTTGGCTACGTTCGGGAGGGATAACCGCTGAAAGCATCTAAGCGGGAAGCCTGCTTCGAGATGAGTATTCCCACCTCCTTGAGAGGGTAAGGCTCCCAGTAGACGACTGGGTTGATAGGCCAGATCTGGAAGGCGGGTAACCGCTGGAGGTGACTGGTACTAATAGGCCGAGGGCTTGTCCTCAGTTGCTCGCGTCCACTGTGTTGGTTCTGAAACCACGAACAACCCCATTCCATGGTCACGGGATGGTGCGGTTGACAGTTTCATAGTGTTTCGGTGGTCATAGCGTGAGGGAAACGCCCGGTTACATTCCGAACCCGGAAGCTAAGCCTTACAGCGCCGATGGTACTGCAGGGGGGACCCTGTGGGAGAGTAGGACGCCGCCGAACTTCTTTTAGAGCTCCGGCTCTTGGGCAATATGCCCAAGAGCCGGAGCTTTTTTGTTTTCCGGGGCGTCGCCACCCCTCTGCACCCGGGTCTGACGGCTGCGGGTAGGGTCAGGGGGCATCGTTGGCTCGTTTCCCACAGGAGGCCCCCGGGTGGAGGTCCAGGAGACCCGCGTCCAGACAGACCGGGTCCTCACCATCCCGAACATCCTCAGCATGGCGCGGCTCGTCGGCGTACCCGTCTTCCTGTGGCTGATCCTCCGGCCCGAGTTCGGCGGCCCGAAGAGCGATGGCTGGGCGCTTCTGGTCCTGGCGCTGAGCGGCATCAGTGACTACCTGGACGGCAAGCTCGCCCGGCGCTGGAACCAGATCAGCAGCCTCGGCCGGCTCCTCGACCCCGCGGCTGACCGGCTCTACATTCTCTCGACTTTGGTGGGTCTCACCTGGCGCGAGATTCTGCCAATCTGGTTGACCGCCGCACTGCTGGCGCGAGAGCTGGTTCTGCTGGTGATGGTGGGTATCCTCAGGCGCCACGGCTATCCGCCACCCCAGGTGAACTTCCTCGGGAAGGCCGCCACCTTCAACCTGATGTACGCCTTCCCCTTGCTGCTTCTGAGTGACTCAAGTGGATGGATCGGGTCACTCGCTGCTATTTTCGGATGGGCGTTCGCCGGATGGGGTACAACGCTGTATTGGTGGGCAGGAGTCCTCTACATGGTTCAGGTCCGCCGACTTGTCAGGGCGGACGCCGTAGCCGATTGATCCCGCCTGATTGGGCGGCCGTAGTGGCGCGATGGCCCGCGCGGGAAAACTGCGGGACAATCTAGATGGGTGAAGTCGGCTAGACCGTCGTCTCTCAGAGGAGGACGCTTCCGACATGAAGGCCGTCGTGATGGCCGGAGGCGAAGGCACACGCCTTCGCCCGATGACCTCGAGTATGCCCAAGCCGCTCCTGCCGGTGGTAAACCGGCCGATCATGGAGCATGTCCTGCGGCTACTCAAAAGGCATGGGCTCAACGAGACCGTCGTAACTGTGCAGTTCTTGGCGTCTCTCGTCAAGAACTACTTCGGTGACGGCGAAGAGCTCGGCATGGAGCTCACTTATGCCAATGAGGAGAAGCCACTCGGTACCGCCGGGAGCGTCAAGAACGCCGAGGAAGCGCTGAAGGACGACACTTTCCTCGTCATCTCCGGTGATGCCCTGACCGACTTCGATCTCACCGAGCTGATCAATTTCCACAAGGAAAAGGGTGCGCTGGTCACCGTCTGTCTGACGCGCGTGCCCAATCCTCTGGAATTCGGCAT from Streptomyces avermitilis MA-4680 = NBRC 14893 includes the following:
- a CDS encoding CDP-alcohol phosphatidyltransferase family protein, with the translated sequence MEVQETRVQTDRVLTIPNILSMARLVGVPVFLWLILRPEFGGPKSDGWALLVLALSGISDYLDGKLARRWNQISSLGRLLDPAADRLYILSTLVGLTWREILPIWLTAALLARELVLLVMVGILRRHGYPPPQVNFLGKAATFNLMYAFPLLLLSDSSGWIGSLAAIFGWAFAGWGTTLYWWAGVLYMVQVRRLVRADAVAD